Proteins encoded within one genomic window of Halorussus salilacus:
- a CDS encoding helix-turn-helix transcriptional regulator: MNIDTSDRRRLEQSSNVLLLAPLTPTGNRACLELLASTTPPEQANVAAITYTPPPETWIADWRTRVETLPAELAFIHANKIQTASEEESLPEGVSVARVDPNQPMDIIAPLSEQLTRWEGNGNETVVSVQTLSVLLEYVDFDTAFRYLHILTHRVQAAGAIGFYHMDPDIHDEETVNTLKSLFDAVVEVSADGEEWSVSETYGDRTATSDHAQTHDTDVSVPDSEEGLFTSLRNSLSGLFSGGDAGDGAPTAVGSPERAGNDSPTPEPDRSGGSTSVGDLPDEAMLTDEDRIRELLTRYGGRMKQADVTEETDWSKSTVSRKLSKMEEKGLITRVQVGRGNLVFLSGYEPETTKSPFEGESS; this comes from the coding sequence ATGAACATCGATACATCCGACAGGAGGCGACTCGAACAGTCCTCGAACGTCCTCCTGCTGGCCCCACTGACGCCGACGGGCAATCGCGCCTGTCTCGAACTACTCGCGTCGACGACACCGCCCGAGCAGGCGAACGTGGCCGCCATCACGTACACGCCGCCGCCCGAGACGTGGATCGCCGACTGGCGAACGCGCGTCGAGACGTTACCGGCCGAACTCGCGTTCATCCACGCCAACAAGATTCAGACCGCCTCCGAGGAGGAATCGCTCCCGGAGGGCGTGAGCGTCGCCCGCGTCGACCCCAACCAGCCGATGGACATCATCGCGCCGCTGAGCGAACAGCTCACGCGCTGGGAGGGCAACGGCAACGAGACGGTGGTCTCGGTCCAGACGCTGAGCGTCCTGCTCGAATACGTCGACTTCGACACCGCGTTCCGGTACCTCCACATCCTCACCCACCGGGTGCAGGCAGCGGGTGCCATCGGGTTCTATCACATGGACCCCGACATCCACGACGAGGAGACCGTCAACACCCTCAAATCGCTGTTCGACGCGGTGGTCGAGGTCTCGGCCGACGGCGAGGAGTGGTCGGTCTCGGAGACCTACGGCGACCGGACCGCGACGAGCGACCACGCCCAGACCCACGACACCGACGTGTCGGTTCCCGACTCCGAGGAGGGGCTGTTCACTTCGCTGCGGAACTCGCTCTCGGGACTGTTCTCCGGCGGCGACGCGGGGGACGGCGCACCGACCGCCGTCGGCTCTCCCGAGCGTGCGGGGAACGATTCGCCGACCCCCGAACCCGACCGCTCCGGCGGGTCCACCAGCGTCGGCGACCTGCCCGACGAGGCGATGCTCACCGACGAAGACCGCATCCGAGAACTGCTCACCCGGTACGGCGGCCGGATGAAGCAGGCCGACGTGACCGAAGAGACCGACTGGTCGAAGTCGACCGTCAGCCGCAAGCTGTCGAAGATGGAGGAGAAGGGGCTCATCACGCGAGTTCAGGTCGGTCGCGGGAACCTCGTGTTCCTGAGCGGCTACGAACCCGAGACCACCAAGTCGCCGTTCGAGGGGGAGTCGAGCTGA
- a CDS encoding 2Fe-2S iron-sulfur cluster-binding protein, producing MSSYTVAIEVPDDCDIEQAGETVEIEVHESAFVLAAAREAGVWLPADCQQGWCTTCAARLLEGEVDQSAARRYYDADREANLVLTCVAKPRSDLRIRACQEEEMLDHRAEHDRPPGRSKR from the coding sequence GTGAGTAGCTACACGGTCGCCATCGAGGTGCCGGACGACTGCGACATCGAGCAGGCAGGGGAGACGGTCGAGATCGAGGTCCACGAGTCGGCGTTCGTCCTCGCGGCGGCCCGCGAGGCCGGGGTCTGGCTCCCCGCGGATTGTCAGCAGGGGTGGTGTACCACCTGCGCCGCGAGACTCCTCGAAGGCGAGGTCGACCAGTCGGCGGCCCGCCGCTACTACGACGCCGACCGCGAGGCGAACCTCGTCCTGACCTGCGTCGCCAAGCCCCGGTCGGACCTCCGCATTCGAGCCTGTCAGGAGGAGGAGATGCTCGACCACCGCGCCGAACACGACAGGCCCCCCGGCCGGTCGAAGCGGTAG
- a CDS encoding DEAD/DEAH box helicase produces MDETIDWLRGRPYYDGQVEAHRVLPGRDGDVREVDLESRLESALEKRSISGLYRHQAEAVEAVRDGENVVVATPTASGKSLAYTVPAFERAMDRGGRTLYIAPQVALINDQEETLSELARDLGFGSRVSVAQYTGRLDKSEKQAVRDRRPTVLLVTPDMLHYALLPHAYRLWDWFVKGLETVVLDEVHEYRGVFGSHVSLVMRRLRRVCARYDSDPDFVCCSATIGNPVEHAAAVTGEAESSFRLVDDDASETGPTHWVLWNPPEYENPEAGTAGRRKSNHAETKRLFADLISKDYQTLAFTRARQAAERYAMESADALRERGRGDLAGSVTAYQAALGRERRSEIEEGLHDGGVRGVWSTNALELGVDIGGLDAVLLDGYPGTRMAAFQQAGRAGRGDDPALVGLVAGEDQLDQYLLSNPDDLFEGDPERAVVNPENDQLMPDHVRSAARETWLKPGDDRFFGESFPDLVADLEARGELERRDTPKGVRWTYDGPGSPQHEMSLRSIDDREINLIDRRNDDTIATLPFGDALTDAHPGAIYHHQGQSYEVVDLDLGREVAELSPTWADYYTKTLHEKTITVEEDRREKRLSSREDVPVRFAEVTMRKQITGFERRDRSTGDALASESLDLPELSLRTKALYFTVPEDVEQEIREGGDFPGAIHAAEHGMISLFPLELLCDRGDIGGLSTPLHPHTGQSTIFIYDGYPGGVGLTREGYETVEDLMANTAEMIGNCECDAAGGCPACVQSPHCGNANDPLDKELARFLLEELTGAE; encoded by the coding sequence GTGGACGAGACGATAGACTGGCTCCGGGGCAGACCCTACTACGACGGGCAGGTCGAGGCCCACCGCGTCCTCCCCGGCAGGGACGGCGACGTTCGGGAGGTGGACCTCGAATCTCGACTGGAGAGCGCGCTCGAAAAGCGCAGCATCTCGGGACTCTACCGCCATCAGGCCGAGGCGGTCGAGGCGGTCCGGGACGGCGAGAACGTCGTGGTCGCCACGCCGACCGCGAGCGGCAAGAGCCTCGCGTACACCGTCCCCGCCTTCGAGCGCGCGATGGACCGCGGCGGCCGGACGCTCTATATCGCGCCGCAGGTCGCGCTCATCAACGATCAGGAGGAGACCCTCTCGGAACTCGCCCGCGATTTGGGATTCGGGAGTCGGGTCTCGGTCGCCCAGTACACCGGCCGACTCGACAAATCGGAGAAGCAGGCCGTCCGGGACCGCCGTCCGACGGTCCTGCTCGTGACGCCCGACATGCTCCACTACGCGCTGTTGCCCCACGCCTATCGGCTCTGGGACTGGTTCGTCAAAGGACTGGAGACCGTGGTGCTCGACGAGGTCCACGAGTACCGCGGCGTGTTCGGGAGCCACGTCTCGCTCGTCATGCGCCGCCTCCGGCGGGTCTGTGCGCGCTACGACTCGGACCCCGACTTCGTCTGCTGTTCGGCGACCATCGGCAACCCCGTCGAACACGCGGCGGCGGTCACGGGCGAGGCCGAGTCGTCGTTCCGCCTCGTGGACGACGACGCGAGCGAGACCGGCCCGACCCACTGGGTGCTGTGGAACCCGCCCGAATACGAGAACCCCGAGGCGGGAACCGCGGGCCGCCGGAAGTCCAACCACGCCGAGACCAAGCGACTCTTCGCCGACCTGATCTCGAAGGACTACCAGACGCTGGCGTTCACCCGCGCTCGACAGGCCGCCGAGCGCTACGCGATGGAGAGCGCCGACGCTCTCCGCGAGCGCGGGCGGGGCGACCTCGCCGGAAGCGTCACGGCGTATCAGGCCGCGCTGGGCCGCGAGCGCCGGAGCGAAATAGAGGAGGGGCTCCACGACGGCGGGGTCCGGGGGGTCTGGAGCACCAACGCGCTCGAACTCGGGGTGGACATCGGCGGCCTCGACGCGGTCCTGCTCGACGGCTACCCCGGCACCCGGATGGCCGCCTTCCAGCAGGCCGGGCGAGCGGGCCGGGGCGACGACCCCGCGCTGGTCGGCCTCGTCGCTGGCGAGGACCAGCTCGACCAGTACCTCCTGAGCAATCCGGACGACCTCTTCGAGGGCGACCCCGAGCGCGCGGTCGTGAATCCCGAGAACGACCAGCTGATGCCCGATCACGTCCGGTCGGCCGCCCGAGAGACGTGGCTGAAACCCGGCGACGACCGCTTCTTCGGCGAGTCGTTCCCGGACCTCGTGGCCGACCTCGAAGCCCGGGGCGAACTGGAGCGCCGCGACACCCCGAAGGGCGTGCGCTGGACGTACGACGGCCCCGGGAGCCCCCAGCACGAGATGAGCCTCCGGAGCATCGACGACCGCGAGATCAATCTCATCGACCGCAGGAACGACGACACCATCGCCACCCTGCCCTTCGGCGACGCGCTCACGGACGCCCACCCCGGAGCCATCTACCACCATCAGGGCCAGAGCTACGAGGTCGTGGACCTCGACCTCGGCAGAGAGGTCGCGGAACTCTCGCCGACGTGGGCCGACTACTACACCAAGACCCTCCACGAGAAGACCATCACGGTCGAGGAGGACCGCCGCGAGAAGCGCCTCTCGTCCCGCGAGGACGTGCCCGTTCGGTTCGCCGAGGTGACGATGCGCAAGCAGATCACGGGGTTCGAGCGCCGGGACCGCTCGACCGGCGACGCCCTCGCCAGCGAGTCGCTCGACCTGCCGGAACTCTCCCTGCGCACCAAGGCCCTGTACTTCACGGTCCCCGAGGACGTAGAACAGGAGATTCGCGAGGGCGGGGACTTCCCGGGGGCAATCCACGCCGCCGAACACGGGATGATATCGCTCTTTCCGCTCGAACTCCTCTGTGACCGCGGCGACATCGGCGGCCTCTCGACGCCGCTTCACCCTCACACGGGCCAAAGCACCATCTTCATCTACGACGGCTACCCGGGCGGCGTGGGCCTCACCCGCGAGGGCTACGAGACCGTCGAGGACCTGATGGCGAACACCGCCGAGATGATAGGAAACTGCGAGTGCGACGCCGCTGGCGGGTGTCCGGCCTGCGTCCAGTCGCCCCACTGCGGGAACGCGAACGACCCGCTGGACAAGGAACTGGCGCGATTCCTGCTGGAGGAACTGACGGGAGCCGAGTAG
- a CDS encoding thiamine pyrophosphate-binding protein — MPDDAYTGADLFVDALERYGVSHVFGNPGTTELPVMSALADSDLDYVLGLHEDVAVGMAAGYAQTRRYHAHHDDAVTPVGVVNLHVAPGLAHGLGNLYGASVTGAPLVVTAGNHSTDFRHEDPILSGDLVEMADQFTKWSAEVGDVRALPTMLRRAFRVALTPPTGPVFLALPLDVMMDETDASPERLGAIPDAGRGDPDQIESAARLLAEGADDVALVVGDGVARSGEDAVEAAVEFAEAAGARVHGEILACEVDFPTDHDQWVSFVPPDEDLARTLLGTDVLVLAGCSTNTTLTRHEGPLVSEDTTCIHVSDDAWQVGKNQPADAAVLGDPGRVLSDLADRVASRVSAETREARLERVAAVGEMVEARTAEMGADATDDPRASKAELVDAMREVAEDAFVVDEGVTSKYAMLSRWSFSPEQYVSNKGGGLGYGLPASVGAGIAQAQADDPRDVVGFVGDGSYLYYPHSLYSAARHDVDLTVVVSDNRNYRILKDNTLKLFGGEDDDHEFVGMDFEPPVDIPANAESHGARGQLVEDPDEISAALAEAMQRDGPDVLDVLVHD, encoded by the coding sequence ATGCCAGACGACGCCTACACCGGAGCCGACCTGTTCGTCGACGCCCTCGAACGCTACGGGGTCTCGCACGTATTCGGCAACCCCGGGACGACCGAGTTGCCCGTGATGTCGGCGCTGGCCGACTCGGACCTCGACTACGTCCTCGGCCTCCACGAGGACGTTGCGGTCGGGATGGCCGCCGGATACGCCCAGACCCGCCGGTACCACGCCCACCACGACGACGCGGTGACGCCCGTCGGCGTCGTGAACCTCCACGTCGCGCCCGGCCTCGCCCACGGCCTCGGCAACCTCTACGGCGCGAGCGTGACCGGCGCGCCGCTGGTGGTCACCGCGGGCAACCACAGCACCGACTTCCGCCACGAGGATCCCATCCTGTCGGGCGACCTCGTCGAGATGGCCGACCAGTTCACCAAGTGGAGCGCCGAGGTGGGGGACGTGCGCGCCCTGCCGACCATGCTCCGGCGGGCGTTCCGGGTCGCGCTCACGCCCCCGACCGGCCCCGTGTTCCTCGCGCTCCCGCTGGACGTGATGATGGACGAGACCGACGCGTCCCCCGAGCGACTCGGCGCGATTCCCGACGCGGGGCGGGGCGACCCCGACCAGATCGAGTCGGCCGCGCGACTCCTCGCGGAGGGCGCAGACGACGTGGCGCTCGTGGTCGGCGACGGGGTCGCGCGCTCGGGCGAGGACGCAGTCGAGGCCGCGGTCGAGTTCGCGGAGGCCGCGGGCGCGAGAGTCCACGGCGAGATTCTCGCCTGCGAGGTCGACTTCCCGACCGACCACGACCAGTGGGTGTCGTTCGTCCCGCCCGACGAGGACCTCGCCCGGACCCTGCTGGGGACCGACGTGCTGGTGCTCGCGGGGTGTTCGACCAACACCACGCTGACCCGCCACGAGGGTCCGCTCGTCTCCGAGGACACGACCTGCATCCACGTCAGCGACGACGCGTGGCAGGTCGGCAAGAACCAGCCAGCCGACGCCGCCGTACTCGGCGACCCCGGCCGAGTACTCTCCGACCTCGCAGACAGGGTGGCCTCGCGCGTCTCCGCGGAGACGCGCGAGGCCCGCCTCGAACGCGTGGCCGCGGTCGGCGAGATGGTCGAGGCCCGGACGGCCGAGATGGGGGCCGACGCAACCGACGACCCCCGCGCCTCGAAGGCCGAACTCGTCGACGCGATGCGCGAGGTCGCGGAGGACGCCTTCGTCGTCGACGAGGGCGTCACCTCGAAGTACGCGATGCTGTCGCGGTGGTCGTTCTCGCCGGAGCAGTACGTTTCGAACAAGGGCGGCGGCCTCGGCTACGGCCTCCCGGCGTCGGTCGGCGCGGGAATCGCCCAAGCGCAGGCCGACGACCCCCGCGACGTGGTCGGGTTCGTCGGCGACGGGTCGTACCTCTACTATCCCCACTCGCTGTACTCGGCCGCGAGGCACGACGTGGACCTCACCGTGGTGGTCTCGGACAACCGCAACTACCGCATCCTCAAGGACAACACCCTGAAGCTGTTCGGCGGCGAGGACGACGACCACGAGTTCGTCGGGATGGACTTCGAACCGCCGGTGGACATCCCCGCGAACGCCGAGAGCCACGGCGCTCGCGGACAGTTAGTCGAGGACCCCGACGAGATTTCGGCGGCGCTGGCCGAGGCGATGCAGCGCGACGGGCCGGACGTGCTCGACGTGCTGGTCCACGACTGA
- the dps gene encoding DNA protection during starvation protein, with protein MADDERRHGSGSVEPGSTDQRVGMKALEERGLDPEELRERLIDAIGAEFSTYYYYTNLRMHLAGHEDYKEITEDARLEDRAHFELVAPRVYELGGSLPTDIGDFMDRASCPHAELPVPMAGDSPDPANLDAESILEVLLEAERCAIRTWAEVCDMTHGKDPRTYDMASRILQEEIEHEAWFVELLSMERDGEINPAGHFVRGEPGEAPYSTNRRINDSA; from the coding sequence ATGGCAGACGACGAACGACGACACGGATCAGGGAGCGTCGAACCGGGGAGCACCGACCAGCGCGTGGGGATGAAGGCGCTCGAAGAGCGCGGTCTCGACCCGGAGGAGCTCCGCGAACGGCTCATCGACGCCATCGGCGCGGAGTTCAGCACGTACTACTACTACACCAACCTCCGGATGCATCTCGCGGGCCACGAGGACTACAAGGAGATAACCGAGGACGCCCGCCTCGAAGACCGCGCCCACTTCGAACTGGTCGCGCCGCGGGTGTACGAACTCGGCGGGAGTCTGCCGACCGACATCGGCGACTTCATGGACCGGGCGTCGTGTCCGCACGCGGAACTGCCGGTTCCGATGGCGGGCGATTCGCCCGACCCCGCGAACCTCGACGCCGAGAGCATCCTCGAAGTGTTGCTGGAGGCCGAGCGGTGTGCCATCCGGACGTGGGCCGAGGTCTGCGACATGACCCACGGCAAGGACCCCCGGACCTACGACATGGCGAGTCGCATCCTGCAGGAGGAGATCGAACACGAGGCGTGGTTCGTCGAGCTCCTCAGCATGGAGCGCGACGGCGAGATCAACCCCGCGGGCCACTTCGTCCGGGGCGAACCCGGCGAGGCGCCCTACTCGACCAACCGCCGCATCAACGACTCGGCCTGA
- a CDS encoding thioredoxin family protein, which yields MSDGDDDLSTVRERKKRALMADHGLGAPPSPVYVDGSRNFEKTVAAHDVVVVHYYASGGAGQRLHPIVESVARETFAAVAKVNVVHHQKLALERNVEGTPTFDVFVDGEREERIEGAVEKEELVELVEEYADV from the coding sequence ATGAGCGACGGCGACGACGACCTCTCGACCGTCAGAGAGCGAAAGAAGCGCGCGCTGATGGCCGACCACGGCCTCGGCGCGCCGCCCTCGCCGGTGTACGTCGACGGGTCGCGCAACTTCGAGAAGACGGTCGCGGCCCACGACGTGGTGGTGGTCCACTACTACGCCTCGGGGGGCGCGGGCCAGCGCCTCCACCCCATCGTGGAGTCGGTCGCGCGCGAGACGTTCGCCGCGGTGGCGAAGGTCAACGTGGTCCACCACCAGAAGCTCGCGCTCGAACGGAACGTCGAGGGCACCCCGACCTTCGACGTGTTCGTCGACGGCGAGCGCGAGGAGCGCATCGAGGGCGCGGTCGAGAAGGAGGAACTGGTGGAACTGGTCGAGGAGTACGCCGACGTCTGA
- a CDS encoding DUF7260 family protein, with protein sequence MTGKLRTHAAVERAEAERERAERKRAAFEAFGRRVRSLSADCGGGPTNPSASVGASPGGASSGSPSPGGLRSGSPALGGALAAGGAAASAASASAESVREAFGETVLPLADPDSLHEAVADELSPDIAAALSPASGGFSPESKAQLVARADERVAECRLLADALATERDALGAVGDKLDRITEWVSEADETPLLQLGFEQLRERHDRLEAFRETCDELARERQSSLRETVHDDASPTGIRMREVRRLLYADFSDDHPVLADLARLDSVLAECQRSVRRHLCARV encoded by the coding sequence ATGACCGGGAAGCTCCGGACCCACGCTGCCGTCGAGCGCGCGGAGGCCGAGCGCGAGCGCGCCGAGCGAAAGCGGGCGGCCTTCGAGGCGTTCGGTCGGCGCGTTCGGTCCCTTTCGGCCGACTGCGGCGGGGGGCCGACGAACCCGTCGGCGTCGGTCGGGGCGTCTCCGGGCGGCGCGTCGTCCGGTAGCCCGTCGCCGGGCGGCCTCCGCTCGGGAAGCCCCGCGCTCGGCGGCGCGCTCGCGGCCGGAGGGGCGGCCGCGAGCGCCGCGTCGGCGAGCGCGGAGTCGGTCCGCGAGGCGTTCGGCGAGACGGTCCTTCCGCTGGCCGACCCCGACTCCCTGCACGAGGCGGTGGCCGACGAGCTGTCGCCCGACATCGCGGCGGCGCTCTCGCCCGCCAGCGGCGGATTCTCGCCGGAGTCGAAGGCCCAGCTGGTCGCGCGGGCCGACGAGCGCGTCGCGGAGTGTCGACTCCTCGCCGACGCGCTCGCGACCGAGCGCGACGCGCTCGGGGCGGTCGGCGACAAACTCGACCGAATCACGGAGTGGGTGTCGGAGGCCGACGAGACGCCGCTCCTCCAGCTCGGGTTCGAGCAGTTGCGCGAGCGCCACGACCGCCTCGAAGCGTTCCGCGAGACGTGCGACGAACTCGCCCGCGAGCGCCAGTCGTCGCTGCGCGAGACGGTCCACGACGACGCGAGCCCCACCGGCATCCGGATGCGCGAGGTCCGACGACTGCTGTACGCCGACTTCTCCGACGACCACCCCGTGCTGGCCGACCTCGCGCGACTCGACTCGGTCCTCGCGGAGTGTCAGCGGTCGGTGCGCCGCCACCTCTGCGCGCGGGTCTGA
- a CDS encoding DUF7552 domain-containing protein, whose protein sequence is MADALDRLRRRIDGLATPDGDFYVACAETDRRPAPLADRRFPTAAAACEAAAAAREYREALRESDPGLPEYRLAAYQARADAPTLVSTREPAAGRRENGLPRSSRSVTLSGDGEREWLRMDNAPLVHVSHDGEPLDDDAVARQLDAKL, encoded by the coding sequence ATGGCCGACGCCCTCGACAGACTCCGGCGACGAATCGACGGCCTCGCGACCCCCGACGGGGACTTCTACGTCGCGTGCGCCGAGACCGACCGCCGCCCCGCCCCCCTCGCCGACCGACGGTTTCCCACGGCCGCGGCGGCCTGCGAGGCCGCCGCGGCCGCTCGCGAGTACCGCGAGGCGCTGCGCGAGTCCGACCCCGGGCTCCCCGAGTACCGACTCGCCGCCTACCAGGCCCGCGCCGACGCCCCGACGCTCGTCTCGACCCGCGAACCCGCGGCGGGGCGGCGCGAGAACGGCCTCCCGCGGTCTTCGCGGTCGGTCACGCTCTCGGGCGACGGCGAGCGCGAGTGGCTACGGATGGACAACGCGCCGCTGGTCCACGTCAGCCACGACGGCGAACCGCTCGACGACGACGCGGTCGCCCGCCAACTCGACGCCAAACTATGA
- the glmU gene encoding bifunctional sugar-1-phosphate nucleotidylyltransferase/acetyltransferase has protein sequence MHAVILAAGEGTRIRPLSASVPKPMLPVADRPLAAHAATAAVDAGADELVFVVGYEADAVREYFGEEYAGVPVAYAVQSEQAGTADAVRAARHHLDGEFAVLNGDNLYDPAAIADLFDAGPAVGAYRVTDPSNYGVLSADGATVTDIVEKPDHPPTDLANTGAYHFPAQAREWLDVTESERGEREITDVLARVVDEYDVTAVEMDRWLDVGRPWELLEANEWKLGELDRAIRGDVHESADLRGDVVVEDGATVDAGVVIEGPALVRSGAHVGPNAYIRGATLLGEDAKVGHAVEVKNSVLGRGTHVAHLSYVGDSVLGRNVNFGAGTNVANLRHDGEDVKLTVKGQRVSTGRRKFGVVVGDGAKTGINTSLNPGVTLSPGAATAPGEAVTRDR, from the coding sequence ATGCACGCAGTGATTCTCGCGGCGGGCGAAGGCACCCGTATCCGGCCGCTGTCGGCGTCGGTCCCGAAACCGATGTTACCGGTGGCCGACCGGCCGTTGGCGGCCCACGCCGCCACGGCCGCGGTCGACGCTGGCGCAGACGAACTCGTGTTCGTGGTGGGCTACGAGGCCGACGCGGTCCGGGAGTACTTCGGCGAGGAGTACGCCGGAGTCCCGGTCGCGTACGCCGTTCAATCCGAGCAAGCGGGCACCGCCGACGCGGTCCGGGCCGCCCGACACCACCTCGACGGGGAGTTCGCCGTGCTCAACGGCGACAATCTCTACGACCCCGCCGCCATCGCCGACCTATTCGATGCGGGTCCGGCGGTCGGCGCCTACCGAGTCACCGACCCCTCGAACTACGGCGTGCTCTCGGCCGACGGGGCGACGGTCACCGACATCGTCGAGAAGCCCGACCACCCGCCCACCGACCTCGCCAACACCGGCGCGTACCACTTTCCCGCACAAGCCCGCGAGTGGCTGGACGTGACCGAGAGCGAGCGCGGCGAACGCGAGATTACAGACGTGCTCGCGCGCGTCGTCGACGAGTACGACGTGACCGCGGTCGAGATGGACCGATGGCTCGACGTGGGCCGCCCGTGGGAACTCCTCGAAGCCAACGAGTGGAAACTGGGCGAACTCGACCGCGCGATTCGCGGTGATGTCCACGAGTCGGCCGACCTCCGCGGTGACGTGGTGGTCGAAGACGGCGCGACGGTAGACGCGGGCGTCGTCATCGAGGGGCCCGCACTCGTGCGTTCGGGCGCGCACGTCGGCCCCAACGCCTACATTCGCGGTGCTACCCTCCTCGGCGAGGACGCAAAGGTCGGCCACGCCGTCGAAGTCAAAAACAGCGTGCTCGGGCGCGGAACTCACGTCGCCCACCTCAGCTACGTCGGCGACAGCGTTCTGGGCCGGAACGTCAACTTCGGCGCCGGAACGAACGTCGCCAACCTCCGCCACGACGGCGAGGACGTGAAGCTGACGGTGAAGGGCCAGCGCGTCTCGACCGGCCGCCGCAAGTTCGGCGTCGTCGTCGGCGATGGTGCGAAAACCGGCATCAACACCAGTCTGAATCCCGGCGTGACGCTCTCGCCGGGCGCGGCGACCGCGCCCGGCGAGGCGGTGACGCGCGACCGCTGA
- a CDS encoding DUF393 domain-containing protein produces MDYHAVLVYDGECPFCSAAATALRQLEGVGAIAWGEDAAQAFLDAQFGEAPFALFFADSREERVYVGREAARELCERAGMPVLIGDIVGDNYESLADAVRTVTRAEGDPDPYHGAFSMSDPARDAFADLAAEASHTATVGR; encoded by the coding sequence ATGGACTACCACGCCGTGCTGGTCTACGACGGCGAGTGTCCGTTCTGCTCGGCCGCGGCAACGGCGCTCCGGCAACTGGAGGGCGTCGGAGCCATCGCGTGGGGCGAGGACGCCGCCCAGGCCTTCCTCGACGCCCAGTTCGGCGAGGCCCCCTTCGCGCTCTTCTTCGCGGATTCGCGCGAGGAACGGGTGTACGTCGGCCGGGAGGCGGCCCGCGAGCTCTGCGAGCGCGCCGGGATGCCCGTGCTCATCGGTGATATCGTCGGCGACAACTACGAGTCGCTGGCCGACGCGGTCCGGACCGTGACGCGGGCGGAGGGCGACCCCGACCCGTACCACGGCGCGTTCTCGATGTCCGACCCGGCCCGGGACGCGTTCGCCGACCTCGCGGCCGAGGCGAGTCACACCGCGACGGTCGGCCGATAG
- a CDS encoding response regulator transcription factor: protein MPDQATVLIVDDEKPITDAYARWLEDDYQVRTAYSGSEALEKLDDAVDVVLLDRRMPDLSGEDVLDRIHEQGLTCRVALVSAVEPDFDILELGFDAYLEKPVSDADELLETVETLLQRTTYDSQMQQFLSLATKKAALETKKSPEELKASEEYESLREELADLRAQLSDTATGLDDEDLRAEFYDPSD, encoded by the coding sequence ATGCCCGACCAAGCGACCGTCCTGATAGTCGACGACGAGAAGCCGATCACCGACGCCTACGCGCGGTGGTTGGAGGACGACTATCAGGTCCGCACGGCCTACAGCGGGTCCGAGGCGCTCGAAAAGCTCGACGACGCGGTCGATGTCGTCCTGCTCGACCGGCGGATGCCCGACCTCTCGGGCGAGGACGTGCTCGACAGAATCCACGAGCAGGGGCTGACCTGCCGGGTCGCGCTGGTCTCGGCGGTCGAACCCGACTTCGACATCCTCGAACTCGGGTTCGACGCCTACCTCGAAAAGCCCGTCTCGGACGCAGACGAACTCCTCGAAACGGTCGAGACCCTCCTCCAGCGCACGACCTACGACTCTCAGATGCAACAGTTCCTCTCGCTGGCGACCAAGAAGGCGGCGCTGGAGACCAAAAAGAGCCCCGAAGAACTCAAAGCCAGCGAGGAGTACGAGTCGCTCCGGGAGGAGCTCGCCGACCTCCGCGCACAGTTGTCGGACACCGCGACCGGCCTCGACGACGAGGACCTCCGGGCGGAGTTCTACGACCCGTCGGACTGA